The nucleotide sequence CATCCAACTCGGTGATGAATGCGTTCATGATCCAGCGCATGGGCACGCAAATCTTCGCCATGTCGGGCATGAAGACCCAGCTGCATCTGATGTCGCACAAGACCGGCGACTTCGCCGGCGGCAACTACCAGTACAACGGCCACGGTTTCGCCAAGAACCGCTTCGTCGCCCGGGCCATGACCGAACAGAACTACAAGCAATGGCTGGCTAAGGTCCGTTCCCAGGGAAAACCGCTGGATATGAGCACGTTCAAGCAGTTCGCGCAGCCCAGCGTGGTCAAGGATCCGATCTACTTTGCGCCGGTTTCGTCCGGGCTGTTCGCCGATGTCATCGGCCAGTTCCACCCGGCGAAGAGCCCGGGGATGAAGCCGGACATGAAGGCTGAGCTCAAGCCGACGGCGGCACACGAGTAGTGCGCGCCGGCCTGGCGATACCCGCGAGATAACACCATGGATATTTTTGGCAAGCTCACGATCCACGCGATCCCCTACGACAACGCGATCATCTTCAGTGCCGACATCCTCATGGCGGTGGTCGGGCTGTCGGTCATCGCCGGCATCACCTATTTCGGTCAGTGGAAGTATCTCTACAAGGAGTGGCTGACTTCGGTCGACCACAAGAAGATCGGCGTGATGTACATCATCATCGCCTTCGTCTTCTTGCTCCGCGGCTTCGTCGACGCGTTGATGATGCGCGCCCAGCAGGCCTTCGCCGGCCCCGGCATGTCCGGTTATCTGCCAGCCGGGCACTTCGCGGAGCTGTTCACCGGCCACGGCACCATGATGATCTTCTTCGTGGGCATGCCGTTCCTGATCGGCCTGATGAATATCGCGGTACCGACGCAGATTGGTGCGCGCGATGTGGCCTTTCCGTATGTCAATTCGATCAGCCTGTGGCTCACTGCCTCTGCTGGCCTGCTGGTGATGGCATCGCTGGCGATCGGTCAGTTTTCTGAGGCGGGCTGGACCGGGTACGCGCCATATTCGGAGTTGTCGGCCAGCCCGAGCGTCGGCGTGGACTACTGGATCTGGGCATTGCAGATCTCGGGTATCGGTACCACTCTGACCGGCATCAATTTTTTCGTCACTATCATCAAGGAGCGTGCGCCGGGCATGACGTTCATGCGCATGCCGATCTTCACCTGGACCACGCTCTGCACCAATATCCTGATGGTGCTGGCCTTCCCGGCACTGACCGTGGTGCTGGCGCTACTCACGCTGGATCGCTACGTCGGCACGCATTTCTTCACGTCGGGCGGCGGCGGCAACCAGATGATGTACGTGAATATGTTCTGGGTGTGGGGTCATCCGGAGGTTTACATTCTGGTTCTGCCGGCCTTCGGGGTGTTCTCGGAAGTAGTCGCGACCTACTCCAACAAACGTGTGTTCGGCTACAAATCGCTGGTCGGGGCGACCATCGTGATCGCGCTGCTGTCGTTCACCGTCTGGGTGCATCACTTCTTCACCATGGGCCAGGACGCTACGCGCAACTCCATCTTCGCGATCGCGACCATGGTCATCGGCGTGCCCACCGGGGTGAAGATCTACAACTGGCTGTTCACGATGTTCCGCGGGCGGATCTCGTTCAACCTGCCGATCCTGTGGACGTTGAGTTTCATCATCACCTTCACTATCGGCGGCATGACGGGTGTGATGCTGGCCATCCCCGGTATCGACTTCAAGATGCATAACAGCCTGTTCCTGGTGGCGCACTTTCATAACGTGCTGATCCCGGGAATGCTGTTCGGTCTGTTCGCCGGTTACCACTACTGGTTCCCGAAGGCCTTCGGCTTCCGGCTGGACGAAAAATGGGGCCGGCGTTCCTTCTGGGGCTGGACCATCGGCTTCTATCTCGCCTTCATGCCGTTGTATGTGCTGGGCCTGATGGGTATGCCGCGCCGAATGGTCACCTACGACGACCCGGCCTGGCAGCCATTTCTCATCGTGGCCGCCATCGGGGCCCTGGTCGTGCTGTTCGGTGTGGTCAGCATGGTCATTCAGTTGATCGTGAGTGTGCTTAATCGCGAACAGCTGCGTGACGTGACTGGCGACCCCTGGAACGGGCGGACGCTGGAATGGTCGCTGTCCTCGCCGCCGCCGGAATACAACTTCGCGGTGATTCCCCGCGTGGAAGGGCGTGATGCGTTCACCGCCATGAAGGAGGCCGGTCAGGCCTACAAGCGGCCGGCGCAGTACAACGATATCCACATGCCCAAGAACACCGTGGCCGGCTTCCTTATCGGTGCGTTGTCGTTCTTCCTCGGCTTCGGGCTGATCTGGCATATCTGGTGGATGGGCATCGCCTCGGCGCTGGGCATGCTGGCGACCGTGATTATTCGCGGTTGCCAGGATGACGTCGGCTTCATCATCCCGGCCGCCGAGGTGGAGCGCGTCGAGAATGAGCGCTATCGCAAGTTGCAGGAAGCCGGCGTCGCCTAGGGCCGCGCCGCAGCCCTGTCTTTTCAGATTTTCGTGAGCGATTTGGAACAACTATGACGAGTCATGCCGCCGGCGCCAACGACGTTCAAGCGGCATCCAGCCCGAACACCTTGGTGAACTTCGGGTTCTGGGTGTATCTCATGAGCGACGTGATCATCTTCTCGATGCTGTTCACGATGTTCGTGACCGTATCCGATCACTACAACGGCGGTCCCTCGGGTCGCGATCTGTTCGAGTTGCGCGATGTCTTCTTCGAGACGATGGCGCTGCTGTTTTCCAGCATCACCTTTGGTATGGCGCTGCTGTCCGTGCACGCCCGGCGCAAGTCGCAGGTATTGCTGTGGTTGCTGATTACCTTCGTATTCGGCGCCCTGTTCGTGGGGCTCGAAGTGCGCGAGTTCCTGGGACTGGTCGCGGAAGGGGCCGGCCCATGGAGCAGCGCCTTCCTGTCGGCGTTCTTCACGCTGGTCGGTACGCACGGTACGCACGTGACCTTCGGCCTGATCTGGATCGCGGTCATGATCGGGCAGGTGGCAATCAAGGGGGTAACGGCGCCGGTGGCTTCGCGCTTGTTGCGTCTGGCGCTTTTCTGGCATTTCCTGGACATCGTGTGGATCGCGGTGTTCTCGACGGTCTATCTTTCGGGGTTCATGCAATGAGCACGTCCAGCCATGACATTCGACTCGGCGGTCTGAATCTCAAGACCTATCTGACCGGTTTCGTCCTTGCGTTGATCCTCACGGCCATTCCCTTCGGCGCGGTGGCTTTCGGTTGGCTGTCAGCGGGTGCCACGCTGATTCTCATTGCGGCCGCGGCCGTGGTCCAGATCCTGGTGCATATGTATTTCTTCCTGCACCTGGATTTCTCCGAGGAGCATGCCTGGAACGCCGGATCGGGCGCGTTCTGTATCGTGATTTTGGCGATTCTGGTCGGCGGCACACTCTGGCTGATGTACAGCCTCGAAATGCGTACGATGATGGGCGGCGGCTGATCCGCGATATGGTCGGCCTTCGAGTGGCCGGCCGTTGTCTCGCGCGCCAGTCAGTATGCCGGGCGCGCCGCCTGCGACGTGGCTGACATACGTACAGGTACGTTCGATATGGCGGTCATCGGCCTGCAATGCGGGTGGCTCGCGCAGGCTTGCCGCGCGCTACGAGCGCCCGGTGTCAAAGCGATGAGGCATTGACGCAAGGTGGACGGCCAGAACAGCTCGGGCTCGCTTGCTTGGGCCGCGCGATACGCCGCCGTCGGCAAGCGGGCCCTGTTGACGCGCCGTGTTCGTCGGCGCGCTGAATATTTTGCGAATCCAGGACGTTTTCCAGCCCGTTCGTCCGATAGGCCGATCGTGTGCGACCTTCGGCCTCAGTCGATATCGCGTAGCGCCGGATACAGGCGGGTAAAGCGCGCGTAGCGCGGCGCGTATTCCGCGACCAGTTCGGCATCGGGCGCTTCGAAGTGCTCGGGCGCCGAAACCATGGCGGCGACCGCTGCATCCACATTCGCGTGTACGCCCGCGCCAACGGCCGCCAGTACGGTGGCGCCGTAGGCCGGGCCTTCCTGGTCCTGCTGGACCGCGACGGG is from Salinisphaera sp. LB1 and encodes:
- the cyoC gene encoding cytochrome o ubiquinol oxidase subunit III, which gives rise to MTSHAAGANDVQAASSPNTLVNFGFWVYLMSDVIIFSMLFTMFVTVSDHYNGGPSGRDLFELRDVFFETMALLFSSITFGMALLSVHARRKSQVLLWLLITFVFGALFVGLEVREFLGLVAEGAGPWSSAFLSAFFTLVGTHGTHVTFGLIWIAVMIGQVAIKGVTAPVASRLLRLALFWHFLDIVWIAVFSTVYLSGFMQ
- the cyoD gene encoding cytochrome o ubiquinol oxidase subunit IV, which codes for MSTSSHDIRLGGLNLKTYLTGFVLALILTAIPFGAVAFGWLSAGATLILIAAAAVVQILVHMYFFLHLDFSEEHAWNAGSGAFCIVILAILVGGTLWLMYSLEMRTMMGGG
- the cyoB gene encoding cytochrome o ubiquinol oxidase subunit I, translating into MFGKLTIHAIPYDNAIIFSADILMAVVGLSVIAGITYFGQWKYLYKEWLTSVDHKKIGVMYIIIAFVFLLRGFVDALMMRAQQAFAGPGMSGYLPAGHFAELFTGHGTMMIFFVGMPFLIGLMNIAVPTQIGARDVAFPYVNSISLWLTASAGLLVMASLAIGQFSEAGWTGYAPYSELSASPSVGVDYWIWALQISGIGTTLTGINFFVTIIKERAPGMTFMRMPIFTWTTLCTNILMVLAFPALTVVLALLTLDRYVGTHFFTSGGGGNQMMYVNMFWVWGHPEVYILVLPAFGVFSEVVATYSNKRVFGYKSLVGATIVIALLSFTVWVHHFFTMGQDATRNSIFAIATMVIGVPTGVKIYNWLFTMFRGRISFNLPILWTLSFIITFTIGGMTGVMLAIPGIDFKMHNSLFLVAHFHNVLIPGMLFGLFAGYHYWFPKAFGFRLDEKWGRRSFWGWTIGFYLAFMPLYVLGLMGMPRRMVTYDDPAWQPFLIVAAIGALVVLFGVVSMVIQLIVSVLNREQLRDVTGDPWNGRTLEWSLSSPPPEYNFAVIPRVEGRDAFTAMKEAGQAYKRPAQYNDIHMPKNTVAGFLIGALSFFLGFGLIWHIWWMGIASALGMLATVIIRGCQDDVGFIIPAAEVERVENERYRKLQEAGVA